In one Acetobacter sp. genomic region, the following are encoded:
- a CDS encoding CoA-acylating methylmalonate-semialdehyde dehydrogenase: protein MKIIPHFIGGQKTEGAGQRRSDVFNPATGAVQAQVTLGDTADLEAAVSAARAVFPKWADTPALTRSRILFRVRDLVEKRADELAAVISAEHGKTIPDAKGEVTRGMEVIEFATAAPEILKGEYTEQVSRGIDAWTVRQPLGIAAGITPFNFPVMVPLWMAPMAIATGNCFIIKPSERDPSASVMLAEIFKEAGLPDGVLQVVHGDKDMVNAILEHPEIKAVSFVGSTPIAKLVYATGTAHGKRVQALGGAKNHAIVMPDCDLDKTVDALTGAAWGSAGERCMAISVAVAVGPVADALVNKLAERASTLKIGPGEDGSNDMGPLITAQHRERVCRLVDSGVEQGATLVVDGREHVIPGHEAGFFTGASLFDNVTCDMKIYQEEIFGPVLCVMRAPDFETALRLVNESPFGNGTAIFTRDGDTARNFTHRVQAGMVGVNVPIPVPMAFHSFGGWKDSLFGDHHMHGPEGVRFFTRLKAVTSRWPEGIRNGTEFSMPTLG, encoded by the coding sequence ATGAAAATCATTCCTCACTTCATTGGTGGCCAGAAAACCGAAGGCGCAGGCCAGCGTCGTTCGGATGTCTTCAACCCCGCGACCGGCGCGGTGCAGGCTCAGGTCACGCTCGGCGATACGGCGGATCTGGAAGCGGCAGTCTCCGCCGCGCGGGCTGTCTTTCCGAAATGGGCAGACACACCTGCCCTGACCCGTTCCCGCATCCTGTTCCGGGTCCGCGATCTGGTGGAAAAACGTGCCGATGAACTCGCCGCTGTGATTTCTGCCGAACATGGCAAGACAATTCCGGACGCAAAGGGTGAAGTGACACGCGGCATGGAGGTCATCGAGTTCGCCACAGCCGCGCCGGAAATCCTCAAGGGCGAATATACCGAGCAGGTGAGCCGGGGCATTGACGCCTGGACGGTCCGCCAGCCGCTCGGCATTGCAGCAGGCATCACGCCGTTCAATTTCCCCGTCATGGTTCCACTCTGGATGGCCCCGATGGCGATTGCGACCGGCAACTGTTTCATCATCAAGCCTTCGGAGCGCGATCCTTCAGCGTCCGTGATGCTGGCTGAGATTTTCAAGGAAGCCGGCCTGCCTGATGGCGTGTTGCAGGTGGTGCATGGCGACAAGGATATGGTCAACGCCATCCTTGAACATCCCGAAATCAAGGCCGTCAGCTTTGTCGGTTCCACGCCGATCGCAAAGCTCGTCTATGCAACGGGCACGGCGCACGGCAAACGCGTGCAGGCTCTGGGCGGGGCAAAAAACCACGCCATCGTCATGCCGGACTGCGATCTGGACAAGACCGTGGACGCGCTCACGGGCGCAGCGTGGGGATCGGCTGGCGAGCGCTGCATGGCGATCTCGGTCGCCGTCGCTGTCGGTCCCGTGGCGGACGCTCTCGTGAACAAGCTGGCCGAACGGGCCAGCACACTGAAGATCGGTCCGGGCGAGGATGGCAGCAACGATATGGGACCGCTGATCACGGCGCAGCATCGCGAGCGCGTGTGCAGGCTGGTGGATTCCGGCGTCGAACAGGGAGCGACACTGGTCGTGGACGGACGTGAGCATGTGATTCCCGGCCATGAAGCTGGCTTCTTCACCGGAGCCTCGCTTTTCGACAATGTCACATGCGATATGAAGATTTATCAGGAAGAAATCTTCGGTCCCGTTCTGTGCGTCATGCGCGCCCCTGATTTTGAAACGGCCCTCAGACTGGTGAATGAAAGTCCGTTCGGCAACGGCACCGCCATCTTCACGCGCGATGGCGACACCGCCCGCAATTTTACCCATCGCGTTCAGGCGGGAATGGTCGGAGTCAATGTGCCGATTCCTGTGCCGATGGCGTTCCATTCCTTCGGTGGCTGGAAAGACTCGCTGTTCGGCGATCACCACATGCACGGACCGGAAGGAGTGCGCTTCTTCACGCGCCTGAAAGCCGTCACCAGCCGCTGGCCGGAAGGTATCCGTAACGGCACGGAATTCTCCATGCCTACACTGGGATAA
- a CDS encoding MFS transporter: MSSVTVSSRSPSMHGLVFASSVGTIIEWYDFFLYGCLAIFFAQMFYPPGNGMASTLISVATFATGFAVRPLGSLVFGHFGDRFGRKITFLTTLLIMGCSTAAIGALPDFKTAGYVAPVLLITLRIIQGLALGGEYGGAATYVAEHAPATERGKWASYIQAMASGGFVLALGIVLGLRLGLGEESFTAWGWRLPFLFSIVLVGVSFRIRLRLHESPVFLEMKENRQISSSPIRDAFTIPGNARRILTFLFGVACAQAVTFYTAQFYALYFLESVLKVAFLPATLAVAAGALCGLPFFVIFGRLSDRIGRKPLALTGMAAAAILYLPLFMVLKSCVHDSGIDAAPIAAIVFALVVIAALIYGPYGAFIVETFPAAVRYTSISIPYHIGNGIFGGFLPLISLSLVSRTGNVFAGLLYPAAICIIGFLVTLFFVPETLPSAAADGKRRGISLSHEPLTTASGHSAE; encoded by the coding sequence ATGAGCAGCGTTACAGTCTCCTCCAGAAGTCCTTCGATGCATGGCCTGGTTTTTGCTTCCAGCGTCGGCACCATCATCGAATGGTATGATTTCTTTCTCTATGGCTGCCTCGCGATTTTCTTCGCGCAGATGTTCTATCCACCCGGAAACGGCATGGCTTCCACGCTGATCAGTGTGGCGACATTCGCGACCGGTTTCGCGGTCCGCCCTCTCGGCAGTCTGGTCTTCGGTCACTTCGGAGACCGCTTCGGCCGCAAGATCACCTTTCTCACCACCCTGCTGATCATGGGCTGTTCAACAGCCGCCATCGGTGCGCTGCCTGATTTCAAAACCGCTGGCTATGTCGCGCCGGTTCTGCTCATCACGCTGCGGATCATTCAGGGTCTGGCTCTGGGCGGTGAATATGGCGGGGCCGCGACCTATGTCGCCGAACACGCTCCCGCCACGGAGCGCGGCAAATGGGCGAGCTATATTCAGGCCATGGCGTCCGGCGGCTTCGTTCTGGCGCTGGGCATCGTTCTCGGGCTGCGTCTGGGACTGGGCGAGGAGAGCTTCACAGCGTGGGGCTGGCGTCTGCCATTCCTGTTTTCCATCGTGCTGGTAGGCGTGTCTTTCCGCATCCGTCTGCGACTGCACGAATCTCCGGTGTTTCTGGAGATGAAGGAAAATCGCCAGATTTCTTCTTCTCCCATCCGGGACGCCTTCACCATTCCCGGCAATGCGCGCCGTATCCTGACTTTTCTGTTCGGCGTCGCCTGCGCTCAGGCCGTGACATTCTACACAGCACAGTTCTACGCCCTGTATTTTCTTGAAAGCGTCCTGAAGGTCGCCTTTCTTCCTGCGACACTCGCCGTGGCGGCCGGTGCGCTGTGCGGTCTGCCGTTCTTCGTCATCTTCGGTCGCCTGTCTGACAGGATCGGGCGCAAGCCGCTCGCCCTGACCGGTATGGCCGCTGCGGCCATCCTCTATCTGCCACTGTTCATGGTTCTGAAATCCTGTGTCCATGACAGTGGAATCGATGCCGCTCCCATCGCCGCCATCGTGTTCGCTCTCGTGGTCATCGCCGCGCTGATTTACGGACCTTACGGCGCGTTCATCGTCGAAACCTTCCCGGCAGCGGTACGCTACACCTCGATTTCCATTCCCTACCATATCGGAAACGGCATTTTCGGCGGCTTCCTTCCGCTCATCAGCCTCAGCCTCGTCTCACGCACCGGGAATGTCTTCGCCGGACTGCTCTATCCCGCCGCGATCTGCATCATCGGTTTCCTCGTCACGCTGTTTTTCGTGCCTGAAACGCTGCCCTCCGCCGCAGCGGACGGAAAGCGCAGAGGCATTTCCCTGTCCCACGAACCCCTGACCACCGCCAGCGGCCACTCCGCCGAATAA
- a CDS encoding glycosyltransferase family 4 protein: MIKRVLVWQWGRRGGGPRFGLNLAQAIDRLPGREVLLCLSRRAEILTAPGFPRHAMTVWQVETYGNLSGLLLRLLGAPVVIPRLLKVLRLWRPDLAICAMAGPVDLLMASALRCAGVPLVVIVHDALPHPGDGFPFQHTLQNILIRQAQGVVALTHHVASQLREQAGMQEREIVVASLPPFDYPAMQGRAIPPVIRPPGPMRLLMFGRLLAYKGLDLLLETLKGLSPVSDYECRIVGSGPDSDVLRKLAALPRVSVENRWVEEEEIASVIGWADVMVLPYREASQSGVGAVAVAAGKQVLATRVGGLEEQFAGLPGVTLCDVDVRALTDALEALILAGPTVSEGRTGQTDILWETMAATMLSDVEHLRHNQETSQEEIVVVPSS; the protein is encoded by the coding sequence ATGATAAAGCGGGTTCTTGTCTGGCAATGGGGACGGCGGGGAGGTGGCCCGCGATTCGGGCTGAATCTCGCTCAGGCGATCGACCGTCTGCCGGGGCGTGAGGTGTTGCTGTGTCTATCCCGCCGTGCCGAAATCCTGACCGCCCCCGGTTTTCCCCGTCATGCGATGACAGTGTGGCAGGTCGAGACCTATGGGAATCTGAGCGGCCTGCTGCTTCGCCTGCTTGGCGCCCCCGTCGTCATCCCGCGATTGTTGAAGGTGCTGCGACTCTGGCGACCGGATCTGGCGATCTGCGCGATGGCCGGGCCGGTCGATCTGCTGATGGCGTCTGCCTTACGCTGTGCCGGAGTGCCGCTGGTGGTCATCGTCCACGACGCACTGCCGCATCCCGGTGATGGCTTTCCCTTCCAGCACACCTTGCAGAACATTCTGATCCGGCAGGCGCAGGGTGTTGTCGCCCTGACGCATCATGTCGCCAGCCAGTTGCGTGAACAGGCGGGAATGCAGGAGCGTGAGATCGTGGTGGCCAGCCTGCCTCCGTTCGACTATCCGGCCATGCAGGGGAGGGCCATTCCGCCCGTTATACGACCGCCGGGCCCTATGCGGCTGCTCATGTTCGGACGACTTCTGGCTTACAAGGGTCTGGATCTGCTTCTGGAAACCCTGAAAGGTTTGTCGCCTGTCTCCGACTATGAATGTCGTATCGTCGGCAGTGGCCCGGACTCGGACGTGTTGCGGAAGCTGGCGGCGCTTCCCCGTGTGTCGGTAGAAAACCGCTGGGTAGAGGAAGAGGAGATTGCCAGCGTCATCGGCTGGGCCGATGTGATGGTGCTGCCTTACCGGGAAGCAAGCCAGAGTGGTGTCGGGGCCGTGGCCGTTGCTGCGGGAAAGCAGGTGTTGGCCACACGTGTCGGGGGGCTGGAAGAGCAGTTTGCCGGACTGCCGGGCGTGACCCTCTGCGATGTCGATGTGAGGGCTCTGACAGACGCGTTGGAGGCGCTGATTCTGGCGGGGCCTACGGTATCGGAAGGACGGACAGGACAGACCGATATCCTGTGGGAGACTATGGCGGCCACCATGCTGTCGGATGTGGAACATTTAAGGCATAATCAGGAGACATCGCAGGAGGAAATCGTTGTGGTGCCGTCTTCGTAA
- a CDS encoding glycosyltransferase family 4 protein, whose translation MNPFSDKEYHPLHSLWRKLPAEPRRRGAAGLTAWLAPKAHYPVPVAGEHLLVGGEINRASGLGEGARIMLRACRALGIPASGFQASLLEGVSPPSDGPTRSPLILHVNSPSLPSVLLKLGRGFLRNRRIIGYWAWELPVVPPLWKMAAGCVHEVWTPSLFSARALETIMPGRVRVVPHALAADPLLPSRLERSAFGLPDNAVVVLVSFSLASSFERKNPLAAIQAFRRAFGERPDRFLLLKVSHAGHYPEDMERLRAAIAGAGNIRIEERVFPAEDSQALIRCVDIVLSLHRSEGFGLVPAEAMRLGRTVVATDWSATSEFLNAGCGLPVPYRLVPARDPRGVFEAAGAVWAEADIEAASAILSRAADDAALRERLGAQAMHVAGQRFFGSELLAAHWALTRRGQAHPHMQRASEQASA comes from the coding sequence TTGAATCCCTTCTCTGACAAAGAGTATCATCCTTTGCACAGCCTGTGGCGCAAACTGCCCGCAGAGCCGCGCAGGCGGGGTGCTGCCGGATTGACCGCGTGGCTGGCGCCGAAAGCGCACTATCCGGTCCCTGTCGCTGGCGAGCATCTGCTCGTTGGAGGAGAGATCAACAGAGCGTCGGGTCTGGGCGAAGGCGCACGCATCATGCTGCGGGCCTGCCGGGCTCTGGGCATCCCGGCCAGCGGCTTTCAGGCCAGCCTGCTTGAAGGAGTGTCGCCGCCTTCGGACGGGCCGACCCGGTCGCCGCTGATACTGCACGTCAACTCACCCTCCCTGCCTTCCGTGCTGTTGAAGCTGGGACGCGGATTTCTGCGGAACCGCCGGATCATTGGCTACTGGGCGTGGGAACTGCCGGTCGTCCCGCCGCTCTGGAAGATGGCGGCAGGGTGTGTTCATGAAGTCTGGACGCCGTCGCTGTTTTCCGCCCGCGCTCTTGAAACGATCATGCCCGGTCGGGTGAGGGTGGTGCCTCATGCGCTGGCTGCTGACCCGCTCCTGCCCTCGCGTCTGGAACGCAGCGCTTTCGGTCTGCCGGATAACGCCGTTGTCGTGCTGGTTTCCTTCAGTCTGGCCTCAAGCTTTGAACGCAAGAATCCACTGGCCGCCATTCAGGCGTTTCGCCGGGCGTTCGGTGAGCGTCCGGACCGGTTTCTGCTGCTTAAAGTTTCGCATGCCGGACATTATCCGGAGGATATGGAGCGTCTGAGAGCAGCCATTGCCGGAGCCGGGAATATCCGTATCGAGGAAAGGGTTTTCCCGGCGGAAGACTCTCAGGCTCTGATCCGGTGCGTCGATATCGTGCTTTCCCTGCATCGCAGCGAAGGGTTCGGTCTTGTTCCTGCGGAAGCCATGCGTCTGGGGCGTACTGTCGTGGCCACCGACTGGTCGGCGACGTCGGAATTCCTGAACGCTGGGTGTGGTCTGCCTGTCCCGTATCGTCTGGTGCCTGCCCGCGATCCCCGTGGTGTCTTTGAGGCGGCGGGAGCTGTCTGGGCTGAGGCCGATATCGAAGCCGCGAGCGCGATACTGTCCCGCGCTGCTGATGACGCCGCCTTGCGTGAAAGGCTTGGAGCACAGGCCATGCATGTTGCAGGCCAACGGTTTTTCGGAAGTGAACTACTGGCGGCTCACTGGGCGCTGACACGTCGTGGGCAGGCGCATCCACACATGCAGCGGGCATCAGAGCAGGCGTCGGCATGA
- a CDS encoding iron-containing alcohol dehydrogenase has product MTALVLPPFVRLGGGALNDLPDALQQAGLKAPFIITDPFMASNGVLERVSSILEQAGYTIRAFTETVPDPTVACVNAALAMLRDGEHDCVIGLGGGSPIDTAKMVAVLARHDTTPSGLKVPHIQNTPGLPIIAIPTTAGTGSEATRVTVITDEVSDEKMLCMGPAYQPHIAIVDYELTLTMPRRLTADTGTDALTHALEAWVSKKASPFTDALALSAMQRIWRWLPIACEEPGNREARAAVMQGAFEAGMAFSNASVALVHGMSRPIGAHFHVPHGLSNAMLLPEITAWSLSGAPERYAMAARVMGIADASTSDDAAGEALVEGLRRRNREIGVPTPKEHGLDVARWDNLLPLMAEQALASGSPANNPRVPTAQDIVALYHRVWAA; this is encoded by the coding sequence ATGACTGCACTGGTCCTTCCACCTTTTGTCCGGCTTGGGGGCGGCGCGCTGAACGACCTACCGGACGCCCTTCAGCAGGCCGGTCTCAAGGCGCCTTTCATCATCACCGATCCGTTCATGGCTTCGAACGGCGTTCTTGAACGGGTCAGCTCCATTCTGGAACAGGCCGGTTACACGATACGGGCCTTTACGGAGACCGTTCCGGACCCGACCGTCGCATGCGTCAACGCGGCCCTCGCCATGCTGCGGGATGGTGAGCATGACTGCGTGATCGGGCTGGGCGGCGGCAGCCCGATCGATACCGCCAAGATGGTCGCCGTGCTCGCACGGCATGACACGACACCCTCCGGTCTCAAGGTGCCGCATATCCAGAACACGCCGGGCCTGCCAATCATCGCCATTCCGACAACCGCCGGAACAGGATCGGAAGCCACGCGGGTCACCGTCATCACCGATGAAGTCTCCGACGAGAAAATGCTCTGTATGGGGCCAGCCTATCAGCCGCACATCGCCATCGTGGACTACGAACTGACCCTGACGATGCCGCGCAGGCTGACGGCCGATACCGGCACGGACGCCCTGACGCATGCGCTTGAGGCCTGGGTTTCGAAAAAAGCTTCTCCCTTCACCGATGCTCTCGCCCTGAGCGCGATGCAGCGGATCTGGAGATGGCTGCCCATCGCCTGCGAGGAGCCCGGCAACCGCGAGGCCCGCGCCGCCGTGATGCAAGGCGCTTTCGAGGCGGGCATGGCGTTCTCGAACGCCTCCGTCGCACTGGTACACGGCATGAGCCGACCCATCGGAGCGCATTTCCATGTTCCGCACGGCCTGTCCAACGCCATGCTGCTGCCGGAGATCACGGCATGGTCCCTGTCCGGCGCGCCGGAGCGTTATGCAATGGCCGCTCGCGTGATGGGCATTGCCGACGCCAGCACATCCGACGACGCCGCAGGCGAGGCTCTTGTGGAAGGGCTGCGTCGCAGAAACCGGGAAATCGGAGTTCCGACGCCGAAAGAACATGGGCTGGATGTCGCACGATGGGACAACCTGCTGCCGCTGATGGCGGAGCAGGCGCTGGCGTCCGGGTCGCCCGCCAACAATCCGCGTGTGCCGACCGCACAGGACATCGTCGCGCTCTACCACCGCGTCTGGGCCGCGTAA
- a CDS encoding LysR family transcriptional regulator, which translates to MHGRRGLDWRDLQYFLAVSRGGSLSVAARELGVEHTTVARRIQSLEQTIDATLFERHPRGYRLTRQGEQLMAGVEAMEREAQEVAFSAGGGLSGTVRISALEGFGNFFLAPRIGALLEANPDLTVEMVTIQQIVSLSRRQADLAISLTRPSGDRFHAEELTDYRLFIYASPDYLRRHGPVRRREDLADHRFAGYVDELVFSPSLDYLAEVGIDSRQVRIQNSSIQAQKAAVQAGLCLGVLPAFVAESTPGLVRVLPEKISLLRTYWLITRGDDAGSSRLGHLCRVLRNETRSAQSFFLPPPDCP; encoded by the coding sequence ATGCACGGAAGACGGGGGCTGGACTGGCGTGATCTCCAGTATTTTCTGGCGGTTTCCCGCGGTGGATCGCTGTCTGTGGCCGCGCGGGAGCTGGGTGTGGAGCACACGACTGTCGCCCGGAGAATTCAGTCTCTGGAGCAGACAATAGATGCCACGCTCTTTGAACGGCACCCGCGCGGCTATCGGCTTACACGACAAGGTGAACAGCTCATGGCCGGTGTGGAGGCAATGGAGCGGGAAGCGCAGGAGGTGGCGTTCAGCGCTGGAGGGGGGCTGTCGGGCACGGTGCGGATCAGCGCTCTGGAGGGCTTCGGGAACTTTTTCCTCGCTCCACGGATCGGCGCGCTGCTGGAAGCCAATCCGGATCTGACGGTGGAGATGGTGACGATCCAGCAGATCGTTTCTCTCTCCCGCCGTCAGGCCGATCTCGCCATCAGTCTTACCCGGCCATCCGGAGACCGGTTTCATGCGGAAGAACTGACGGACTACCGCCTGTTCATCTACGCCAGCCCGGATTATCTGCGGCGGCACGGGCCGGTGAGAAGACGGGAAGATCTCGCGGATCATCGGTTTGCAGGTTATGTCGATGAACTCGTATTCTCGCCATCTCTGGATTATCTGGCGGAGGTCGGGATCGATTCCCGGCAGGTCCGGATTCAGAATTCCAGTATTCAGGCGCAGAAAGCGGCGGTTCAGGCTGGACTTTGTCTCGGTGTCCTGCCTGCCTTTGTTGCGGAATCAACGCCCGGTCTGGTGCGGGTCCTGCCGGAGAAGATCAGTCTGCTGCGGACCTACTGGCTGATTACGCGGGGAGATGACGCGGGGTCGTCGCGGCTCGGTCATCTGTGCCGGGTGTTACGGAATGAGACCCGCTCCGCTCAGTCGTTCTTCCTGCCGCCGCCTGACTGTCCCTGA